In Torulaspora delbrueckii CBS 1146 chromosome 1, complete genome, one genomic interval encodes:
- the RAD53 gene encoding serine/threonine/tyrosine protein kinase RAD53 (similar to Saccharomyces cerevisiae RAD53 (YPL153C); ancestral locus Anc_8.676), translating into MDSVTQPTQQATQATQRFLIEKFSQEQIDDDVVCRMVCTTGQIPIRDLRASAEDVFREKASIKRVWTFGRNPACDYHLGNITRLSNKHFKVLLGEDGNLLLRDTSTNGTWLNGQRTEKDRNQILSQGDEITVGVGVPEDTLTLVVFINDKFRQALEQLRMTGLRNGLEEKGNGKSKLQSSSTNNRTGVFMDFSIKDEVVGQGAFATVKKAVERSTGKTFAAKIISKRKVMGNMDGVTRELEVLRKLNHPKIVRLKGFYEDDEFYYLLMEFVSGGDLMDFVAAHGSVGEDAGREITRQVLEGVKYIHSQGISHRDLKPDNILIEQDDPVLVKITDFGLAKVQGNGTFMKTFCGTLAYVAPEVIAGKANAEENEKRNEYSSLVDMWSMGCLVYVILTGHLPFSGSTQEQLYKQIKNGSYHEGPLKDFRISDEARDFIDSLLQVNPNARPTAKKALEHPWIKMGHVAHPDGGDWSQVSLSQSLSQQKALEGMDDAQFEFIKAQRRMQLQQQQDEAKTNGKMSQGFKIPNHPPIRYTQPKAPNSDSVELIHSTSAITKGIKKKDGGKFLTLRPLPDSKIQENVEIKQGVNPFFIGRSDDCNCKIEDNRLSRVHCFILKKRHAVGNSIYESPAQGLDDVWYCHSGTNVSYLNNIKMSSGTKVILQDGDEVKIIWDKNNDFTIGFQVVLNDTTGLFNNGLGLVTQDRQLIQQTDDEKSLVKRLSHMMAVKRSHKASFPPSSPITTPHRADSPNPNEEKKGQLLKRVHSMSLSQSQSHPSKKIKRAKVGQALRDPQTLQFS; encoded by the coding sequence ATGGATAGTGTTACTCAGCCGACCCAGCAGGCTACACAGGCTACTCAGCGGTTTCTTATAGAGAAGTTTTCACAAGAGCAGATCGACGATGATGTGGTGTGTCGAATGGTGTGCACTACGGGTCAGATACCGATAAGAGACCTAAGGGCCAGTGCAGAGGACGTTTTTCGAGAAAAAGCTTCAATCAAGAGAGTTTGGACTTTTGGAAGGAATCCTGCGTGTGATTATCACCTGGGGAACATAACGCGGTTGTCGAACAAACATTTCAAGGTTCTCCTTGGTGAAGATGGCAATTTACTGCTGCGAGATACTTCTACAAATGGTACGTGGCTCAATGGTCAAAGGACAGAGAAAGACCGCAATCAGATCCTGTCTCAAGGGGACGAAATTACCGTTGGTGTCGGTGTACCTGAAGACACACTTACGCTTGTAGTATTTATCAATGACAAGTTCAGACAGGCGTTGGAGCAGTTGAGAATGACTGGACTCCGTAATGGTCTTGAGGAGAAAGGGAACGGGAAGTCAAAGTTACAGTCTTCCTCGACAAACAATCGTACCGGTGTGTTTATGGACTTTtctatcaaagatgaagttgtGGGACAGGGTGCATTTGCTacagtgaagaaagctgttgaaagaagcactGGAAAGACATTTGCTGCCAAGATCATAAGTAAGAGGAAGGTCATGGGTAATATGGATGGAGTCACACGAGAGCTCGAAGTTTTGCGGAAACTAAACCACCCGAAAATTGTACGACTCAAAGGGTTCTATGAGGATGACGAATTTTACTACTTGCTGATGGAATTCGTTTCAGGTGGTGATTTGATGGATTTCGTTGCAGCACATGGATCTGTCGGTGAAGATGCCGGTAGAGAGATCACTCGACAAGTACTGGAGGGTGTAAAATATATTCATTCACAGGGGATCAGTCATAGAGATTTAAAGCCGGATAATATTTTGATAGAGCAGGATGATCCCGTGCTGGTGAAAATTACAGACTTTGGACTTGCCAAAGTACAAGGCAATGGTACTTTTATGAAGACCTTCTGTGGGACTTTAGCATACGTGGCACCAGAAGTCATAGCTGGTAAAGCTAACGCAGAGGAAAATGAGAAGCGGAATGAGTACTCTTCGCTTGTTGACATGTGGTCAATGGGGTGTCTTGTGTACGTCATTTTGACGGGACACTTACCGTTCAGCGGCAGTACGCAGGAACAATTATACAAACAGATAAAAAATGGGTCCTACCATGAAGGACCTTTAAAAGATTTCAGGATCTCTGACGAAGCCAGAGATTTTATAGATTCTCTTCTACAAGTGAATCCAAATGCCAGACCCACAGCAAAAAAGGCTCTTGAGCATCCATGGATTAAGATGGGCCATGTTGCACACCCTGATGGCGGTGATTGGTCTCAAGTGTCACTATCGCAGTCGCTGTCTCAACAGAAAGCTCTCGAAGGTATGGACGACGCACAATTCGAGTTTATCAAGGCTCAAAGACGAATGCAGTTACAGCAGCAACAGGACGAGGCCAAGACAAATGGAAAAATGTCACAAGGCTTCAAGATACCAAATCATCCTCCCATTCGATACACACAGCCCAAGGCTCCCAATTCAGATTCTGTCGAGTTAATCCACTCGACTAGCGCCATTACAAAAggtatcaagaagaaagacggCGGTAAATTTCTAACGTTACGCCCGCTACCGGACAGCAAGATACAGGAAAACGTAGAGATAAAGCAAGGTGTAAACCCATTCTTCATCGGCCGTTCAGACGATTGTAACTGTAAGATCGAGGACAACCGACTCTCACGAGTCCACTGCTTCATCCTCAAGAAGAGACACGCCGTCGGTAATAGTATCTACGAGTCCCCTGCACAAGGTCTAGACGACGTCTGGTACTGCCATTCGGGCACAAACGTCAGCTACCtcaacaacatcaagaTGTCTTCCGGCACAAAAGTAATCCTCCAAGATGGAGACGAGGTCAAGATCATATGGGACAAGAACAACGATTTTACCATTGGTTTCCAAGTGGTCCTCAACGACACCACAggtctcttcaacaacgGTCTGGGCCTTGTAACCCAAGATCGTCAGCTAATACAACAgacagatgatgaaaagagtcTCGTCAAGCGACTCAGCCACATGATGGCGGTAAAACGCTCCCACAAGGCCTCATTCCCGCCTTCATCGCCCATTACCACCCCTCATCGCGCCGACTCTCCCAACCCAAACGAAGAGAAAAAAGGGCAATTGCTCAAACGGGTCCACTCCATGAGTCTCTCCCAGTCTCAATCACACCCATCCAAGAAGATAAAGCGAGCCAAGGTTGGTCAAGCTCTCAGAGATCCTCAAACTTTGCAATTCTCATAG
- the PEP4 gene encoding proteinase A (similar to Saccharomyces cerevisiae PEP4 (YPL154C); ancestral locus Anc_8.677), giving the protein MQLQSLLPLALMLVGQSGLADAKVHSAKIHKQKLSEEYLSTFYEQHLSHLGQKYLTQYEKAYPEISFSRKHPFFAEDNHDVPLTNYLNAQYYTDISLGTPAQNFKVILDTGSSNLWVPSVDCGSLACFLHSKYDHSASSSYKPNGTDFAIQYGSGSLEGYISQDTLSVGDLVIPKQDFAEATSEPGLAFAFGKFDGILGLAYNTISVDKVVPPFYNAIDQDLLDEPRFAFYLGDSSDSEDSSVSGGVATFGGIDKSKFKGEISWLPVRRKAYWEVKFEGIGLGDEFAILDGHGAAIDTGTSLITLPSGLAEIINSEIGAKKGWSGQYTVDCETRSSLPDLTFNFSGKNYTIGPYDYTLEVSGSCISAITPMDFPEPVGPLAIVGDTFLRRFYSVYDLGNNAVGLAKAV; this is encoded by the coding sequence ATGCAGTTGCAGAGTTTATTACCGCTAGCGCTAATGCTAGTTGGTCAAAGTGGTTTGGCTGATGCTAAGGTTCATTCGGCTAAGATTCATAAGCAAAAGCTGTCGGAGGAGTATTTGAGTACTTTCTACGAGCAACATTTGTCGCATTTGGGTCAAAAATACCTGACGCAATACGAAAAAGCGTACCCTGAGATTTCTTTCTCGAGGAAACACCCATTTTTTGCTGAGGATAACCACGATGTGCCATTGACAAATTATTTGAATGCTCAGTACTATACGGATATCAGTTTGGGTACTCCAGCTCAGAACTTCAAAGTTATTTTGGACACAGGCTCTTCGAACCTGTGGGTTCCTAGTGTGGACTGTGGCTCTTTGGCTTGTTTCTTGCATTCAAAGTATGATCACAGTGCTTCATCGAGTTATAAGCCTAATGGGACAGATTTTGCCATTCAGTATGGTTCTGGATCCCTTGAAGGTTACATCTCTCAAGATACTTTAAGTGTTGGAGACTTGGTCATTCCAAAACAGGATTTTGCTGAAGCTACCAGTGAACCAGGTTTGGCTTTTGCCTTTGGTAAATTCGATGGTATCTTGGGTTTGGCTTACAACACCATTTCTGTCGACAAGGTTGTTCCACCTTTCTATAACGCTATTGACCAAGATCTGTTGGATGAGCCTAGATTCGCCTTCTATTTGGGTGACAGCAGCGACTCCGAGGACTCTTCTGTCTCTGGTGGTGTGGCCACTTTTGGTGGTATTGACAAGTCCAAATTCAAGGGCGAAATTAGCTGGTTACCAGTCCGCCGTAAGGCATACTGGGAAGTTAAATTCGAAGGGATCGGTCTAGGCGATGAGTTCGCCATTCTAGACGGCCACGGAGCAGCTATCGACACCGGTACTTCTTTGATTACTCTGCCATCTGGATTGGCAGAAATCATCAACTCCGAAATTGGTGCCAAGAAGGGCTGGAGCGGTCAATACACAGTCGACTGTGAAACCAGATCTAGTCTTCCAGATTTAACTTTCAATTTTAGCGGTAAGAACTACACGATCGGCCCATACGACTACACATTGGAAGTCTCTGGCTCATGTATTTCTGCCATCACTCCAATGGATTTCCCTGAACCAGTCGGTCCATTGGCTATCGTTGGTGACACTTTCCTACGTAGATTCTACTCCGTCTACGATTTGGGCAACAACGCTGTCGGTTTGGCTAAAGCCGTCTAA
- the KIP2 gene encoding Kip2p (similar to Saccharomyces cerevisiae KIP2 (YPL155C); ancestral locus Anc_8.678), with translation MKSSNGPGSPTLRSASSLSSLRKKYLRSGSISTSSSSRSASPTRSSSSLTDPFARKVRILRSCSNESPTRRQESYTGTISVVIRPKPVANRERDPWHIRDGTTISHDEAGEFTFDRVFPANCTNLDIYEASSRPMIDKLLQGFNATVFAYGMTGSGKTFTMTGTEDEAGLIPLSVTYLFSKILEHSMRGTSKYEVVVSYLEIYNEKIYDLLDCESENKFNSTPSRMFLSGTPRSSGGPVELRIRDDLKYGVRITGLTEKRCESSEELSRWIQIGDKNRKTSETIYNTRSSRSHAIVLVRLNNTDLRSGETVSSTLSLCDLAGSEKAVSQYERRKEGAFINKSLLALGTVISKLSSESLSKNGPPTFTSTNPTEPNTHIPYRDSKLTRILQPALSGNSIITTICTIDTRNEAASETVNTIRFASRAKNVTLQVAKRPAVGTGSYNEKDQTIENLTQQLEKQHQLVMRLKQRTSMTSSSHNDDSTVDPNSTLLKAENRVLKCKLSNCEKLLDKDTIELEDSEMVAIIDMLPIDVGSVLETKFQGLESQLRQYKEYTKQLEFKLMNFDRRENVSAEPFTAHVNSVIQSKDVEILELRRSLERKDKMIEALQSVKRLRERALKPIENKDEVVEHRERGKYF, from the coding sequence ATGAAATCAAGTAATGGTCCCGGATCACCTACTTTGAGATCtgcatcatcattatcTAGTCTGCGAAAAAAGTATCTAAGATCAGGATCCATATCTACTTCGAGTAGTAGTCGGAGCGCTTCTCCTACTAGGTCATCTAGTTCACTTACAGACCCTTTTGCACGCAAAGTTAGGATTTTGAGAAGTTGCAGCAATGAAAGTCCCACAAGACGTCAAGAATCATATACAGGTACCATATCAGTGGTCATACGGCCCAAACCTGTGGCGAATCGAGAACGTGATCCTTGGCACATTAGAGATGGGACGACAATATCGCACGATGAGGCAGGCGAGTTTACATTTGATCGTGTATTCCCTGCTAACTGTACGAATTTGGACATTTATGAAGCGAGTAGTCGTCCTATGattgataaacttttaCAAGGGTTCAATGCGACAGTGTTTGCATATGGGATGACGGGATCAGGTAAGACATTTACTATGACTGGGACTGAAGACGAGGCCGGTTTGATCCCACTATCTGTCACCTACCTTTTCAGTAAGATCCTGGAACACTCAATGAGAGGGACAAGCAAATACGAAGTGGTTGTGTCATATTTGGAGATCTATAACGAAAAGATCTACGATTTGCTTGATTGTGAAAGCGAGAACAAATTCAATTCCACCCCATCGCGAATGTTCTTATCAGGGACTCCAAGAAGCTCTGGTGGTCCAGTAGAGTTAAGGATCAGAGACGATTTGAAATACGGGGTACGGATAACAGGTTTGACTGAGAAGAGATGTGAGTCTAGTGAGGAGTTGTCGAGATGGATCCAAATTGGTGATAAGAACCGTAAGACAAGTGAGACGATTTACAATACAAGAAGTTCTCGTTCACACGCAATTGTCCTAGTAAGGTTGAACAATACTGATTTAAGGAGCGGTGAAACGGTTTCCAGTACACTTTCGTTATGCGACTTGGCTGGATCTGAAAAGGCTGTTAGTCAGTATGaaagaaggaaagaagGTGCTTTCATTAACAAATCCCTGCTGGCACTGGGAACAGTTATATCCAAATTGAGCTCGGAATCTCTGAGCAAAAACGGGCCACCCACTTTCACCAGTACCAATCCCACTGAACCAAACACTCATATTCCATACAGAGACTCTAAACTAACGCGAATATTACAACCGGCACTAAGTGGGAATAGTATTATCACTACAATTTGCACAATTGATACCAGGAATGAAGCAGCTTCCGAGACGGTGAACACGATAAGATTTGCTTCTCGAGCCAAAAACGTTACTCTTCAAGTTGCGAAAAGACCTGCGGTAGGGACAGGCAGTTACAATGAGAAGGACCAGACAATAGAAAATTTGACACAACAGTTGGAAAAACAACATCAGCTTgtgatgagattgaaacAAAGGACCTCTATGACATCAAGTTCACACAACGACGACAGCACAGTAGATCCGAATTCTACACTGCTAAAAGCAGAAAACAGAGTGCTGAAATGCAAACTAAGCAATTGCGAGAAACTACTTGATAAGGACACTATAGAATTAGAAGATTCTGAGATGGTTGCAATAATTGACATGTTGCCAATTGACGTCGGCTCTGTGCTGGAAACCAAATTTCAAGGATTAGAGTCACAACTAAGACAATACAAGGAGTATACCAAGCAGCTGGAGTTTAAGCTTATGAACTTTGACAGAAGGGAAAATGTTTCTGCAGAGCCCTTTACCGCACATGTCAATAGTGTAATACAAAGTAAAGATGTGGAAATCTTAGAGTTGAGAAGGTCGCTTGAGCGCAAGGATAAGATGATTgaagctttgcaaagtgTCAAACGCTTGCGCGAGAGGGCATTAAAACCAATAGAGAATAAAGACGAAGTTGTGGAGCACAGGGAAAGAGGCAAATACTTCTAG
- the TGS1 gene encoding RNA methyltransferase (similar to Saccharomyces cerevisiae TGS1 (YPL157W); ancestral locus Anc_8.680) produces the protein MAKRPFEKSHFLHIDRHKYKKEYRRLKKLFRDDAYIVKPNQALQEKQLYKYWKNRKNLFSKIDGAPIYMTNELWYSVTPEVIAKFLAKFIRACLPDATRVMDVFCGGGGNTIQFAKLFPRVYGVDASLEHLYCTYRNAKSYDVSDRIWLKYATWQQIVEKGRFARLGIDCVFGSPPWGGPQYLRSKEYDLETNLIPMGITEMLKSFLKISPNVVLFLPRNSNLSQLSRATRSVLGPSGQCRVIYVKDNGFLKGILCMWGAALISPVEEQCAPNEDEDKQPENLHDKQESPDRIAVNYDLDG, from the coding sequence ATGGCCAAGAGGCCATTTGAGAAGTCGCATTTTCTTCACATTGATCGTCATaagtacaagaaggaaTATAGACGTTTAAAGAAGCTGTTTCGTGATGATGCTTACATCGTGAAGCCCAATCAAGCCTTACAGGAGAAGCAGTTATACAAATACTGGAAAAACCGTAAAAATCTATTTTCGAAGATAGATGGGGCTCCAATTTACATGACTAATGAGCTTTGGTACAGTGTTACGCCTGAAGTTATAGCTAAGtttcttgcaaaattcatTCGAGCATGTCTTCCGGATGCTACGAGAGTTATGGATGTCTTTTGTGGTGGAGGTGGGAATACTATCCAATTTGCTAAACTCTTTCCTCGAGTATATGGGGTGGATGCCTCTCTGGAGCATTTGTATTGCACCTATAGAAATGCTAAAAGTTACGATGTAAGTGACAGGATCTGGTTAAAATATGCCACATGGCAACAAATAGTTGAAAAGGGCAGATTTGCAAGGCTGGGGATAGATTGTGTATTTGGATCTCCTCCTTGGGGAGGTCCTCAATATCTGAGGAGTAAAGAGTACGATTTAGAGACAAATTTAATACCGATGGGTATCACAGAGATGTTAAAAAGTTTCCTCAAAATAAGTCCGAATGTCGTTCTCTTTTTACCACGAAATTCCAACCTAAGTCAACTGTCGAGAGCGACTAGGAGCGTACTGGGACCCAGTGGACAATGTAGAGTCATTTACGTGAAAGATAACGGTTTTCTCAAAGGTATATTATGCATGTGGGGTGCAGCTTTGATATCACCAGTGGAAGAGCAATGTGCACCTAACGAGGACGAGGACAAACAACCTGAGAATTTACATGATAAACAAGAAAGCCCAGATAGAATAGCAGTAAACTACGACCTGGATGGTTGA
- the AIM44 gene encoding Aim44p (similar to Saccharomyces cerevisiae YPL158C; ancestral locus Anc_8.681) — MIIRAPTRTKTKSFNGRQMAFKFPSTDSLQDVRLDEYHLNNHHLLNDNVGKCNDDAASQILSDYTSASNTNTQSGHSSNGYYSFANISDNTTSSAKVNNANHRQSVISNDPNRASDVRGSVTPLLEPLSDEAHDDNRSSPRLGMSPMEMIPENNGFSSYSTVFQSIPTAANISYDISSSISSAKSQESERTSVRKFQPNRLQGTPVMTRVGSIHSTRSSLSYNRNRTSLKRSKAVRCKGGLLQYFQLLRLKFKKQLRKLICGIRERISKKKMGKSSGYRSGKPLIKRSSKAGDSHRNSERNDLRSSHLKRTQRYVSNLQRSMSNKSLQPVLVPKTNLISPPKHQDINGAEKEHKITSNPTTSLRRTKSSIRRAASVINTSPGPKTPSEAELRAPDEEKTHIEHNNKKSGLVRSAGCKSLNSLARQPSIVVKNKVIPLSMHHYPIEEEDDDEEDEYVISTNSMRPLTPLESVSSDNESFTDAEEPSEHPEQLSQALNHYFRVIIARRILMKLQIAEYQQSGLKRSYLNAIESIIKEYDSESNVSDLFNSLGSTNPTTDDTSGQEEQADETDRSIEFSVQSPFGSVTRLRHKGSTISLSPGNLRRSLTMPIGVKV; from the coding sequence ATGATTATAAGAGCTCCAACGAGGACTAAGACCAAATCATTCAATGGCCGCCAAATGGCTTTTAAATTTCCTTCCACAGACAGTCTACAGGATGTCAGGCTAGATGAATATCATTTGAATAATCATCACTTACTCAACGATAACGTCGGAAAATGCAATGATGATGCAGCTTCGCAGATCCTGTCGGATTATACGTCTGCTTCTAATACAAACACTCAATCCGGCCATTCATCGAACGGCTACTACTCATTCGCCAATATTTCAGACAATACAACCTCATCAGCAAAGGTAAACAATGCAAATCACAGACAGTCGGTCATATCGAATGATCCTAATAGAGCCTCAGATGTACGGGGCAGTGTAACTCCACTTTTGGAACCATTGAGCGATGAGGCTCACGACGATAACAGATCATCGCCTAGACTAGGAATGTCACCGATGGAAATGATACCTGAGAATAATGGTTTCTCCTCTTACTCCACAGTTTTTCAATCGATCCCCACAGCAGCTAATATATCATATGATATATCTTCATCTATTTCTTCAGCGAAATCACAAGAATCAGAACGCACCTCGGTACGAAAGTTCCAACCTAATCGACTACAAGGTACTCCCGTCATGACCCGAGTTGGATCGATACATTCGACCAGAAGCTCACTATCATATAACAGAAATAGGAcaagcttgaaaagatcaaaagcTGTACGATGCAAAGGCGGTCTTCTCcaatattttcaattgctaagattgaagttcaagaaacaACTGCGTAAGCTGATATGTGGTATCAGAGAGAGGATatctaagaagaagatgggCAAGAGCTCTGGATATAGATCAGGGAAGCCTCTAATTAAGCGATCTAGTAAAGCTGGTGACAGTCACAGAAACTCGGAAAGAAACGACCTGAGGTCATCACATCTGAAAAGAACTCAGAGATATGTGAGCAACTTACAAAGATCAATGTCAAACAAATCTTTACAACCTGTGCTTGTGCCTAAAACGAACTTAATTAGTCCACCAAAACATCAAGACATAAATGGTGCTGAAAAGGAGCACAAAATTACATCTAATCCTACCacatctttgagaagaacaaaatcGTCGATAAGAAGGGCAGCTTCCGTGATAAACACGTCACCAGGACCCAAGACCCCCTCTGAGGCCGAATTACGTGCaccagatgaagaaaagacaCACATCGAACACAATAACAAAAAATCAGGACTTGTGAGATCAGCTGGCTGTAAATCTCTCAATTCATTGGCCAGGCAACCTTCCATTGTGGTCAAGAATAAAGTCATCCCACTTTCAATGCATCACTACCCcattgaggaagaagacgacgacgaagaagacgaatATGTGATTAGCACAAACTCAATGCGCCCGTTGACCCCACTCGAGAGTGTCAGTTCAGATAACGAGTCATTCACCGATGCAGAAGAACCAAGCGAGCATCCTGAACAATTGTCTCAGGCCCTCAACCATTATTTCAGAGTAATTATTGCTAGACGCATACTGATGAAACTACAAATCGCCGAGTACCAGCAATCGGGCCTAAAACGCTCATACTTGAATGCAATTGAGTCTATCATCAAGGAATACGACTCCGAAAGCAATGTTTCCGATCTTTTTAACAGTCTAGGATCCACAAACCCTACTACGGATGATACCAGTGgacaagaagagcaagCAGACGAGACTGACCGCAGTATAGAATTTTCCGTTCAATCACCATTCGGGAGCGTCACTCGTCTCAGACACAAAGGCAGCACGATCTCGCTTTCCCCAGGAAACTTGAGAAGATCTCTTACAATGCCTATCGGCGTCAAAGTCTAA